Part of the Paenibacillus sp. FSL R7-0273 genome is shown below.
AATAAAAAGGCATTAAACAATGTACTCCCCAGGTTTTTCCCTTGAAAGCCCCTCGCAACCGCAAGGGAATCGATATACCAGCTCTCCTGCCCGTATCGGTCACAAGCCTCTTTCATTGTATCCAGTGTCTTCAGAATATGAAAAATTCGTTTCATGCCAATCTGAGCAGCCAGTGCTAAGCCGCCATTAAACAGATATTGTAAGAAGCCCGGGCCCTTTGCCCCGCTTTTTTTCAACAAAACAGCAGAAACAATTTTTCCATCCATAATTCCTACAAAGCACGCCTTTTGCTGATAATAAGATTTTGTATTAGTATAATTAAGTCTAAACAAGTGCTCCTTATAGTCCCTGCCCTCAGGTAAGATAAGCGGAAACAACGGATATTCTGAAAATGACTCGGTAAATAAGGTAGCGACTTCGTGCAACTCCTCTTTCTCAGCCAGCCGAAAAGACTTCATGTGAGCCCTCCTTTTTACTTTCTTTGATTTCCTTATTGTAATAAGCAGAGGCATAAAAAAGTATGGTCAATTCATTTGATTTGTTTATTAATGAACAGGTAGAACCTAATTGTACAGAAATGGGGT
Proteins encoded:
- a CDS encoding GNAT family N-acetyltransferase, which translates into the protein MKSFRLAEKEELHEVATLFTESFSEYPLFPLILPEGRDYKEHLFRLNYTNTKSYYQQKACFVGIMDGKIVSAVLLKKSGAKGPGFLQYLFNGGLALAAQIGMKRIFHILKTLDTMKEACDRYGQESWYIDSLAVARGFQGKNLGSTLFNAFLFPYVSKHGGGRITLVTHTELNKKFYCKNGFKVFNEFGIGPKGKSIPNYSFELNINPV